One Paramisgurnus dabryanus chromosome 9, PD_genome_1.1, whole genome shotgun sequence genomic window, TTTAAATACACAGTAAGCAATCTAAAATGAAAGTATTTTGCATTGTAAACTCACCTGATCCACATACTACAAAGACGAATAAGGCAAGAAGCCATGGTCCAACTGCTGCTTTCTCATCTTGAGCGATTCTCTGTTGAAAACATATTGACATTAACATAAAAAACCAAGTTTGACACCAACAttattataacataacataattaGTGAGGAAGTTAACGTTTTAAATAATAAGGAACAACATATAAACAGCTGTCTACCGGTGTTACATCAGTAAAGGAAGTAACCATTAACATCAAACATTTAATGATACATATTTCAATTTCTTTACTTTACAAGAGCATTTAAAATTGAGATTTACCGTGGTTTTAGCCACATTGCCCCGCTGTGTGATGTTCTTGCTGTGTTTCTCGTTCGCCATGCGAATTCTCTGTTTGGCCACCATCTCTCTATCTTTctgttcctctctctctctccgtgaaAATGTGTGTTATAAAAGAAAATCAGGTAAGAATGTTAGAAGTCCAAACCGCTGGTGTGGTCAGTTGACGTGTAATTTTGCACTGATGTACTAGTTTAAGTCTACGTGTTCATATGGGAGAGTTCACTCCACCCACGATACGTGGACGTCTCGAAACGAAACAAGTCACATGAGACTGAGTAGAATGGACATGAAGCGTCTTGGAACAGATGGCCCGGAAGTTGTTTCTGATTGGTCAGCCACACaaga contains:
- the serp1 gene encoding stress-associated endoplasmic reticulum protein 1, which codes for MVAKQRIRMANEKHSKNITQRGNVAKTTRIAQDEKAAVGPWLLALFVFVVCGSAIFQIIQSIRMGM